From Cecembia calidifontis, one genomic window encodes:
- a CDS encoding Hsp20/alpha crystallin family protein, protein MSSEKQYEKEEKDKNWMRREFGYASFQRVFQLPQGADPEQVQAKMENGVLNIRLGKKAGYEKLTRVIEVK, encoded by the coding sequence ATTTCATCGGAAAAACAGTACGAAAAAGAGGAAAAAGATAAGAACTGGATGCGTAGAGAATTTGGCTATGCCAGTTTCCAGCGAGTTTTTCAACTTCCGCAGGGTGCTGACCCTGAGCAAGTACAGGCAAAAATGGAAAACGGAGTGTTGAATATCCGTTTGGGCAAAAAGGCGGGTTACGAAAAATTGACCAGAGTCATTGAGGTGAAGTAA
- a CDS encoding amidohydrolase family protein, whose protein sequence is MKNLLKKANRGFYFRITDKITIEIAETQLNICLVNYLGQHCDEIIKLETSKLLGVSDDGLYFTKKGNLLADNPETMEKLFANCKSIIAIHSEKEQIVEENENIYREKYGENVPIEFHPIIRSEKACYEATKRAIDIANKLKARLHILHLTTEAETHLFRNDIPLKEKNVTTEVSVHHLWFSDKDYKRLGTLIKWNPAIKTEKDKKGLLKALLDDRIDIVTTDHAPHTLDEKQKSYFQSMSGAPIIQHSLNIMLEFFKQGLISLEKIAEKMCHNPAILYGIENRGFIREGYYADLTIVDLNSSWTVDKNNILSKCGWSPLEGTTFQTKVTHTFVNGNLTYDKGNFDETKRGLSLSKSN, encoded by the coding sequence ATGAAAAACCTCCTCAAAAAAGCCAACAGGGGGTTCTATTTCCGGATTACAGATAAAATCACAATAGAAATTGCAGAAACACAGCTAAACATCTGTCTTGTAAATTATTTAGGACAGCATTGTGATGAAATAATTAAGCTCGAGACATCAAAACTGTTAGGCGTTTCAGATGACGGACTTTACTTTACAAAAAAAGGCAACCTACTTGCTGATAATCCAGAAACAATGGAAAAACTGTTTGCGAACTGCAAATCCATTATTGCCATTCATTCTGAAAAAGAACAAATAGTTGAAGAGAACGAAAACATATATCGTGAAAAATATGGAGAAAATGTGCCTATTGAATTTCATCCAATTATTAGAAGCGAAAAAGCTTGTTATGAAGCAACCAAAAGAGCAATTGACATAGCTAACAAACTTAAAGCTCGACTTCACATTCTGCACCTGACGACTGAAGCAGAAACACATTTATTTAGAAATGACATTCCTCTAAAAGAGAAAAATGTAACAACCGAAGTTTCGGTTCATCATTTGTGGTTTTCTGACAAAGACTACAAGCGTTTGGGAACTTTAATAAAATGGAACCCAGCGATAAAAACTGAAAAGGACAAAAAAGGACTTTTAAAAGCTTTGTTAGACGATAGAATAGACATCGTAACTACAGACCACGCACCCCATACATTAGACGAAAAACAAAAATCATATTTTCAATCAATGTCGGGTGCACCGATAATTCAGCATTCATTGAATATTATGTTAGAGTTTTTCAAACAAGGACTAATATCATTGGAAAAAATTGCCGAAAAAATGTGTCATAATCCAGCGATACTTTACGGCATTGAAAACCGAGGTTTCATACGAGAAGGTTACTATGCAGACCTCACTATTGTTGACTTAAATTCAAGCTGGACAGTTGACAAGAATAACATTTTATCTAAATGCGGTTGGTCACCATTAGAAGGAACAACTTTTCAAACCAAAGTGACCCATACATTTGTAAATGGTAATTTAACTTATGACAAGGGGAATTTTGACGAAACGAAAAGAGGATTATCACTATCAAAATCAAATTAA
- a CDS encoding Hsp20/alpha crystallin family protein, with protein MAIVKYDSNRAFPAFSSLFDDFFNTEFGNWRHNNFSATNTTLPAVNIKEDNDGFLVEMAAPGMEKADFKINLENNVLTISSEKQEEQKEEQDKYTRREFAYRAFQRSFTLPDSADSEKIEAKYENGVLQVNIPKKEEAKPQPPKLIEIS; from the coding sequence ATGGCAATTGTAAAGTATGATTCAAACCGTGCATTCCCTGCTTTTAGCAGCTTGTTCGATGACTTCTTCAATACCGAATTCGGTAATTGGAGACATAACAACTTTTCAGCTACCAATACTACACTTCCTGCCGTAAACATCAAGGAAGACAATGATGGCTTCTTGGTTGAAATGGCAGCACCAGGTATGGAAAAAGCCGATTTCAAAATTAATTTGGAAAATAATGTACTGACTATTTCTTCTGAAAAGCAAGAAGAGCAAAAAGAAGAACAAGATAAGTACACTCGTAGAGAATTTGCTTATCGTGCTTTCCAACGTTCTTTCACCTTGCCTGATAGTGCAGATAGTGAAAAAATCGAAGCCAAGTACGAAAACGGTGTGTTGCAAGTGAATATTCCTAAGAAAGAGGAAGCGAAACCGCAACCACCTAAGCTAATTGAAATTTCATAA
- a CDS encoding DUF6671 family protein has product MFQNRKIIIATKHHKEQVIAPILEKELGVNCFTDETFDTDALGTFTGEVERELDPISTAREKCLRAMKANNCDLGIASEGSFGPHPSMFFISADDEFLIFIDTKNNIEVIARELSTSTNFNGRQIQTQKELFEFAEQVGFPAHGLILRKSKDENTDIYKGITESEILQKSFNYFFSKYNSVYAETDMRAMYNPTRMSVIEQATQKLVQKIKSTCPQCQTPGFGITDAKKGLECSLCSSPTNSTLSYIYVCQQCKFTKEEMYPNKKTTEDPTYCDCCNP; this is encoded by the coding sequence ATGTTTCAAAACAGAAAAATAATCATCGCAACCAAGCACCACAAAGAGCAAGTGATTGCACCTATTCTCGAAAAAGAATTGGGTGTAAATTGCTTTACAGATGAAACTTTTGATACGGATGCTTTGGGAACATTTACAGGTGAAGTAGAGAGAGAACTTGACCCAATTTCAACGGCAAGAGAAAAATGTCTGCGGGCAATGAAAGCAAACAACTGTGATTTAGGAATTGCAAGTGAGGGTTCATTTGGCCCACACCCATCTATGTTTTTTATAAGTGCTGACGATGAATTTTTAATTTTTATTGACACAAAAAATAACATAGAAGTAATCGCTCGAGAATTAAGCACTTCAACTAATTTTAATGGTAGACAAATCCAAACTCAAAAAGAACTTTTTGAGTTTGCAGAACAGGTTGGTTTTCCAGCACACGGTTTAATTCTTAGAAAATCAAAAGATGAAAATACGGATATTTATAAAGGGATAACCGAAAGTGAAATTTTGCAGAAATCATTTAACTATTTTTTCTCGAAATACAATTCAGTTTATGCAGAAACGGATATGAGAGCTATGTATAACCCTACACGAATGAGTGTGATTGAACAAGCAACACAAAAACTGGTGCAAAAAATTAAATCAACTTGCCCTCAATGTCAAACACCGGGTTTTGGAATAACAGATGCTAAAAAGGGTCTTGAATGTAGCTTATGTAGTTCACCGACAAACTCAACACTAAGCTATATTTATGTCTGCCAACAGTGCAAATTCACAAAAGAAGAAATGTATCCAAATAAAAAAACAACCGAAGACCCAACGTATTGCGACTGTTGTAATCCATAA
- a CDS encoding trypsin-like peptidase domain-containing protein: MKNYGVSALIALVVSLGVFFAVPQFTDFGKSVKIEHVSGTPAQGALYTADENGNMIPVDFTQLAEKAMDAVVHIKSTQIQQYTNSNNSYQYRELPDPFKEFFGGDDFFEQFFGPRRYYQTPQPREPQARVGTGSGVIINSEGYIVTNNHVIANADDIEVTLHDNRTFKATVVGTDPSTDLALLQIKASGLSTLPLVNSDDVKVGEWVLAVGNPFNLNSTVTAGIVSAKSRNINILREQFAVESFIQTDAAINPGNSGGALINLSGGLIGINTAICQSNRCLCGLWLCCGLPTS, encoded by the coding sequence ATGAAAAACTATGGAGTTTCTGCATTGATAGCCTTAGTCGTTTCTTTGGGGGTGTTCTTTGCTGTTCCTCAATTTACTGACTTTGGCAAAAGTGTTAAAATAGAACACGTTTCGGGCACCCCTGCTCAAGGTGCGCTTTATACTGCCGATGAAAACGGCAATATGATACCGGTAGATTTTACACAATTGGCAGAGAAAGCAATGGATGCTGTGGTACATATTAAATCAACCCAAATACAGCAATATACCAATAGCAATAATTCTTACCAGTACCGTGAACTGCCAGACCCATTTAAAGAGTTTTTCGGTGGAGATGATTTTTTTGAGCAATTCTTTGGCCCACGCAGATATTACCAAACTCCACAACCGAGAGAGCCACAGGCAAGGGTAGGTACTGGTTCAGGCGTAATTATCAATAGTGAAGGCTATATTGTTACTAACAACCACGTAATTGCCAATGCTGACGATATTGAAGTTACGCTTCACGATAACCGCACCTTCAAGGCTACTGTGGTAGGTACTGACCCTTCCACAGACCTTGCCTTGCTTCAAATAAAAGCCAGCGGATTAAGTACCTTGCCGTTGGTCAATTCTGATGATGTGAAAGTAGGAGAGTGGGTACTTGCTGTGGGTAACCCCTTTAACCTTAACTCTACCGTAACAGCGGGCATTGTTAGTGCAAAATCACGTAATATCAATATTTTACGGGAGCAGTTTGCCGTAGAATCGTTTATTCAAACCGATGCGGCTATCAACCCGGGTAATAGCGGAGGTGCTTTGATTAACCTGAGTGGAGGATTGATTGGTATCAATACTGCTATTTGCCAGTCCAACAGGTGCTTATGCGGGTTATGGCTTTGCTGTGGCCTTCCAACATCGTAA